One Bombus pyrosoma isolate SC7728 linkage group LG11, ASM1482585v1, whole genome shotgun sequence DNA segment encodes these proteins:
- the LOC122572547 gene encoding 3-hydroxyacyl-CoA dehydrogenase type-2-like → MAKNKPDSNQQRGVIINLSSTMAYEPPPGLVAYGATKSAVSGMTIPLARGLASQGIRVITICPGYIDSPMTALHKEEERKRWIAMKLTPKRYGTCEEVAHLIQACIENPLINGENIRIDMGYRYNQEGDSQGHSKC, encoded by the exons ATGGCGAAGAACAAACCAGATTCAAATCAACAAAGAGGAGTCATTATAAATCTTTCGAGTACGATGGCTTATGAACCACCACCTGGTTTAGTTGCTTATGGCGCCACGAAATCCGCGGTTTCCGGCATGACGATCCCTTTAGCTAGAGGACTTGCGTCGCAAGGAATACGTGTTATCACAATTTGTCCTGGTTACATAGACAGCCCCATGACAG CTCTACAcaaggaagaggaaaggaagCGGTGGATCGCAATGAAACTCACACCAAAACGCTACGGAACCTGCGAGGAAGTCGCTCATTTGATTCAAGCATGCATCGAAAATCCATTGATTAATGGCGAGAATATACGTATAGATATGGGCTACAGGTACAATCAAGAAGGAGATTCACAAGGACATTCAAAATGTTGa